In Gimesia panareensis, the genomic window AGCGGCTGTGAATCACGGTGGCCCGGTCGAAGGGGAGCGGTTCAGGATTGCGGTCGATGAGCAGGCAGTCGATGTTCCGCCGCACCAGCTCGATGGCCAGTGAGAGTCCGGTGGGACCAGCTCCGACGATGAGAACCGGCGTGTGCACTGGTAATGTCTGCGGTTGATTCAAATTCTGTTCCTCTGCTTACGTTGGTTTGATCTTTACAAGACCTGATTCCATTACGGAAACCAGTTTACCAGTTCCACTGCCGCATGCCGCTTTTAATTCGTATTTTTCGCAACCGCCCGCTGCATCGCCCGCAGGGATTCGCGGGCGAACTGTTTCTGTTTGCTGCGAACGTAGGGGAAGGCAATCTTTGCCAGCAGCGTATTTGGCCGGGAGAAGGCGTAAAGATCGTACCAGACGGAATCATCGTCGGGATGCCACTCGACCTGGAAGCGTTCTTCCCCACACTCGGCATGGGCGGGCAACGTGCCATAGGCGAAGGCGAAGCGGGGAAAGGGCTCTGATTCTTCGAGCACATAAACCACGCGGCAGGCATTCAGCACCCAGAAGCCGAAGACCTGCGCCAGCGCGGCGACCGTCTGTCCCGCGACCGGCGGTGCGTCGGGGCGCTGCAGGTGCAGCCAGTCAAAGCGGTAATGTTGCCAGTCTGCCAGGGCCTGTTTTGCCTGTTCATATACCGCTGCCCCCTGCCCCAGGCGGATGCGATTGTGATCGACACGAAAACCGGCAGGAGGGGACTGGTCGCGGGTGGCTTCCACCTGCGAATAAGTAAAGTCCTGCTGTGACTGCACTTTGATAAAGTCGGCAATCTGAGCGGGATCCGGTTTCCGGAAGTGATACATGGTTTCTCAATTTTCAGGCAATGTTTTTGAACCGGCAACAGTCGGCGTACGTTATCAGCAGTACAGATTAAGCGGCAGATCCTCTCAACAGAAGTGTGTGGGCCCCGTGGATGTGAGAAATTCCAAGATGGTTGCAGGTGTCGGGACAGAGGGCGCGTGCAGGGTCTTTCGGCCTCCCCGGGATTATCGAGATGGAGGGTTGCTGTCACTGGCTTTTTTCACGTTGTTGTTTCTTTCTTTTACTGTTCTAATGAGAATGGCGGCTCTGCCGGAATTCCGAAATTGGATTTCTCTGTTTTTTATTATGTTATGGAGTGTTCCTGCGAGTCTCTCGTGTTGGATGCTGCTGAAATACCGAACCGTTTCACTTACGATTGAGCCGGGAACCATTACCGTTCAAGGAATATTTTCTCGTAAAGTCGTCGATCTCGCGGACGTGCAGAAAGTGAGCTGGCGTATTTTCCCCATGGGTTTACGCGTTTATACGACTCCCTGCGAAACGGCCTCTCTCACTGTGAGTCATTTCAGCCCTGAAGACCAGGTCTGGCTGATCCGTTTTTTTCGTCAGATCTTTCCTGAAGCGATTCAGGAGAACTGGCCGTTGTACTGCCTGCATGCAGCCAGCCGGTTAAGGAAAAAGAAACACACGGTGGTACCACCGCCGGGTCCGGATGAAATTCTGATTACACGTCAGCGTTATGATCGCTTTGCCATCCCGGTAATTCTTGTTTCTGTTGTCGCAGCAATCCTGATGGGAATCTTACAACACAACTTTGCCCTGCTTGTCCTGCCACTCCCCTTAGTCATGTTCTGGTTTCTCCTGAGAAAAGGGACTCCACGAGAAGGACAGATTCAGAAACGACTTCTCGTAGAGCGGGATCACAGAGAAACATTTCTGCTGCTGGGTTTTTGGAGTGTCCTCCTGCTTGGCTTTATCATCATCCAGCGACTGGACATGATAACGTCGTTAAAAAATACCTGGATGCTGGTATTGATCGTCGCACTTGTTCCTGCAGTGATTCCGGTTATCATGCGAACAGAAAAAAGACGAAAGCAGCTTGACTTAATCAAAGCGGAACAGGCGATGCGTGAGTGGGAAGTCGAAACAGCGTATGATCGAATCCGCAATGCAGAGGGTCATGCAGGATGATAGAGCGCCCCGAAGACATCCATAACCTATCCGGCCTGAGCCAAATCGACCAGGTCATCCAACCACCAAAAACGGTTCGAACCGAGGGAATTCTCAATCTGATTTTTTTCACGGTTATCTTTTTCGGTTTTGGATTTTTGATAACGCTGGGGGAATGCGCCCAAAGCAGAGTTCGTCTGTGGTTGCTGGCAGGAGGCTGCTGGTTGCTGACGGCTGCCATTTCAATCTGGGGTATCCTTGTCTGGAAGTACGTCTCTATCACTTTCCAACGGGGGAAGCTTATCCTGCAGGGCGTTTTTACCAGACGAGAAATGAAACTGTCAGAGATTGAAGTCGTCAGATGGAAACCGGGAGCCCACAGCCAGATTCAAATCAGGACCGCCAACACAATCGGTACGATCAATCTTCACAACTACGATAAAGAAGACCAACTCTGGCTGATTCACTGTTTTCACGCTCATTTTCCAGAACACTACCAGGAGAACTGGCCCCTGTTCTGTCTGAAGATTGCCTTACCTCTCAAAACAGGCGATCATAAAACTCCTGTTCCACCGAACTCTGATGCTTTTCTGCATACACGCCGGCGCTGGGACCGATTAATTATCATTATGACTCTGATCACGGCTCTGACAGGCATATTGACGGCCTGGCACCTTCAAGAACCGAAATACCTGCTGCTGCCCCTCTTTCCTTTGTGCTGCTGGTTTGTGCGTTACACAGTCCCCAGGGAAGGGGTTTCTATTCCCCTGAACGAGCATCAAGACTTCACTGGATTATCCCGTTTCCTGGCCCTCTGGTCAGTGGCGTGGGTCATGATTTATCTTCTGTTCCGTCTGGCGTTGATACCAACTCCAGGTAATCTCGGTGCAGGTTGGCCAATTACTGTGATCTGGATCGCAGGCCTCTATGGCAAATTCTTCCAGTTTGAACGAAGACAGCACCAGCGAGATATGGAAAAAGCAAAAACAGCAGTGCAGGAATGGGACGCCGGTTCTGCTGAACTGGCTCCCCACAACCAGGAAGGTGCTGCATCATGATCGATCTTCCTGATGCTTTACCGGACTCTGACAATGAATCCCTGGTTTTCCGGCCTTCGAAACAATATCGGAACGGGCAGTTGTGGTCGTTGATTTTTTGCCCGTTCAGCTTCCTGGGGCTTGGAATTCTGATCGGTCTGGAGGACTCCTTCGATGCGCAAATTTTGGGCTTTTTGTGTGTGGTAGTTTTTGGATTGATACCTGCATTGACTGCCCTGTGGGGGATTCTGGTCTATCGAAATGTTTCGCTCACTCTCCACGATAGAACGATGATTCTGCAGGGGGTCTTTCAGCGTCAAAAGATCAACCTTGCAGAGGTGACGGAAGCCAGGTGGAGAACCGACTCCGAACTTTTTCTTAATCCCCGCACCAATCGTATTCTGATTCATCTCAAGTATTTTCATCTACAGGATCGGCTCTGGCTGATTCGCTTTTTTCATCAAGAACTCACTGAAACCGCTCAAAAACACTGGAACCGTTTCTGTCACCAAATCGCGATCCCACTTGAGGAACGACTGCAACTGCTTCAACAACCTGAGACGAAACTCCGTGCTCCGGGCTCGGGTGAGATTCTGATCACCCGCCGACGTTATGACTGGATTGGAATTCCCCTGAATACCTTATTGACGTCGACTGTCATATTGATTTCATGGCATCAGAATCGCTATGGTTACCTGATACTCCCGGCATTTACAATCGGCTGGTGGCTCTTCCTGCGGTACAGTACTCCCAAACGAGGTGAGATTCAGGAACGAATCTGGGCACGTGAGGATTTTCGAGTTTTTACTTACCTGCTCGCGGCCTGGGGAAGTGCTGGACTGATCGGGCTTGTGATTCTCCTGAAGTCAGGCCTTCCTGAATTCGTCAAAGTAATTGGAGGATTCTGCCTGTTTTTGCTCTGTTGTGAACTACATCTTAAAATGTATAACAGCGCTACGGTGCACTGCCGGGAAGCACGCCGAAAAATTAAAGATGAAGCGATTCAGGAATGGGAAGCTGAACAACACCACTGTGAATGAATTCAGAGTCGCGACAGCAGAATGTACGCACAGAACAGGATGAACGTATTCAGCAGCAAACCGATTTTTACTTTTTTCTGCTGCACCGGTGTCAGCGAATGGCCGGAGAAGAGGATGTCGAGCAACAGGAAAAACGAATAGACCTGGATCGGAAAAAAAATGATGCCCAGGACGGCGGCTTTAAAAGCGCGATTGACCTCCTGGTCCAGGTCTCGCTCAGGCGCTGATTCCTCAGCGGTGTCCTGGGCTGCGTCTGTGTCCTCTTCATCCTCGTCCCAGTCGTTCTCGAAGCCTTCGACGGTCTTCCAGTCTTCCTCGCTGATGGTCACCGGATCGTGTTCATCAAGCAGTTCAAAAGCACGATCGGCATTTTCGGCAGCCACCTGCACCTTAATTCCGCCGATTGCATTCCCCAGATACCAGGCCATGCCGACCGCTTCTTCATCGGAGAGAAACACACGAATCCCCTCCGCCTCCAGTTGGTTGCGTACCAGGCTGGCTTCGGTAGGGGTGTTTAACGTGGCGACGGTTACGAAATCGGTGGACATGGACGGCCTCTCTCCTTTTGACACAGATTACGGCACACGCACTTTGACGTTGTCGTAATAGATCGACTGCTTGGGTGTGACCAGGCCGATCATGTCTTTGGTGGGGTGGGCGATGCCCGGAGAGCGGAGCGAGCCGATCAGTTTGCCGTCGATGAAGGCCTGCATCAGGTCTCCTTTAATACGCACGGTGACCGTGTACCATTTGCCTTTTTCCAGCTTGACCGGAAAGACGGCCTGGGTCCGTTTCAGCAGAGCCTGTTCTTCTTCGGTGAGCTTTTCTTTGGCCTGTCGCTTTTTGAAGATCTCGTTATTGAACACGCCCGTCTTGCCGTCACGCAGTGTGACTTTCGTGGGAGAGACCACGACGCGACAGAGATGGCCCGCGTGTGAGCCTTTGAATTTGTGCTGGTTGAAGGTCAGGTTCGTCGAAGGGGAACCGGCGAACTTGAGATCGACGGTGAGTTCCACATCGCTGTAAGGTTCGGTCTTCAACTGATGGACGGCCGCATGTCCGCCCCCTTCGAGTTCGATGCCCTGCAGCACGCCGTCTTTGACGACTGACGAACCTTTATAGAGTCTCCATTGCTTACCGAGTTTCGACTCGGAGAAATCGTCCGAAGCCAGTGTCTTATGATAATCGTCTCCGGAAATGGCTTCGGGAGCCCCTGCGAAAGCTGAGAGGGGAGCCAGCAGACAAACCAGTGTGAGCAGAAAACGTTGATATGGCATGATGAGCGCCTTGATTCAATTTGGAATGGTGAAATTGTGAGTGTGAGATAGAAAAGCGAGAGACAATTCCTGTCTCTGCTTTTCAGCCATCTCTGATGATAATCTGCACACTCAGACATGTACAGCATTACCAGCTGAAATTCCCCCGTCGCTGTGCCGACCGGAGTAGAAGTCACAATAAAACCGGCGGAAGATTCTACTTTTTGAGAGTGCGATAAATGCTGCGAATGGCACGGATGTCTTCGTCGACTTCCGGCTGATCCGGTTGTTGTCTCCGGTTGCGTTCGAGCAGTTCATGCAGTCGACTCCGGAGTGCTGAACTCATCCCCTTGCCGATTCTGAGATTGATCAGCGCAGGATTCTGTTCCAGGGCTGCAATCAGCAGACGAGCCCCGCGATCGGTAATCTGATTGCGGGTTAAATCGACCGAGCGTAACCGTCGGTTGATCTGAATCAGACGGGCGATCTGGGCAGCTCCCGCATCCCCCAGGTTGTTCGACTCTTCTCCCAGGACCCTGGTGGAGCGATCATAGCCCAGATCCAGTTCGATTAAGCCGGGGTGAGACTCCAGCGCCGCAGCCAATGCTTCTGTTCCCTCTGGTCCGATTCGATTACTGGCCAGACTCAACGAACGCAATCCCTGGTTGGAGCGGAGTCCGTCCGCGAGGGTCACGGCTCCCGCATCCCCGAGCTGGTTGACGCTCAGATAGAGTCCACTCAACCGCTGATTCTGCTGAACCAGTTCCGCCAGGACGTCTGCGTCCTCTGCCTGGATTTCATTGCCGCCCAGATAGAGCAGCCTGACAGCCGTTTCATAAGAAGTAAGAGTCCGGGAAATCAGCCGAACTCCTGCGCTGCCCAGCTTCGTATGCACCAGATCCAGTGTCCGCAGCCGGGGATTGCGTTTGAGCATCTCCGCGATTTGCCGGGCTCCTGCAGTGCCAATCGGATTGCGTTTGAGCCAGAGCGCCCGAACAGAAGGACTGTCTGAGATCGCCTGCGCGAGCGCAGCTGTGCCCGTCTCATCGATTCGGTTACAGCCCAGATAGATCGTCTGCAGCGATTCATGTTCGCGGATCAACTCTGCCAGCGCCTGTGCGCCGGCATTGCCCATGCCATTGGCCCCCATGAGCAGATGACGCGTGTGCGCATTCTCCCTCACTGCATCCGCGACCAGCCTGGTTCCCTCCGGTCCGACGCACTGTTTACAGAGATCGACGCGCCCATCGGGGAGATGGCTGCCGCGCGTGAAGACGAGCTGCTCTGCGACCGGTTGATTCTCTTTGAGATGCGCGACAATCGGCTGCACTTCTGCCGGATCACAGGGCGTGAACTCATTTCCGACCGGACAATAGACAACGCGTTCTTTCATGGGAGTCCCGTTCCTTTACCAGCTGGTTTCCCGATAGTCTTTGAGAAATTTCCCATACACATAGTGCCGCTCGTTGATGCCCACAAACACCGGATCACAGACACGGGCGGCACCGTCAATTTCGTCCAGGGGTGGTTGAAATCCATTCTGTTGCATCCGGGCTGTTTTCTGATGGGGAAACTCATTCGTCACCCAGCCGGTATCGACGCTGTTCATATAAATGCCCCGACCGGCGAAACGTTCGCCACTGGTTCGGGTCACCATATTCATGCCCGATTTGGCCATATTGGTGTGCGGGTGATATCCGGTTTTGGCATCCGTATTCAGCTGCCCCTCCATGGCCGAGACATTCACGATATAGCGATCCTCGTGCGGGCTGTTTAACAATAACGGTTCCATTTTCTGGATGAGGAGAAAGGGGACCAGCGAGTTCACCGCATGCACTTCGAGCAGTTCAGGCAGAGAGACATCGCCCAGTTCCTGGATCCAGCTGTTGGCCTCCCGCAGGTCTACCTGCTGACTGTCAGAATCGAGGAGTCCCGGCGGAAACGCCCGCTGATTATCCTCGGCATCTTCGGGCAGAACCGTTGTCTGTGACAGCATGGCAGAGAGCGCGAGTTCTTCCGGGAAGCGACTCAGTGTCTGCGCGTCGAGCGCTGAATTCTGCGTTTGTCCTTCTCGATAAATCAACCGCCGGGCAGATTGAGCGAGTCGACCGGGAGCAGACTCCCCGTCCAGTAAATGACGATAATAGGCGGCGGGGCGCCTGATGGTCTGGGAAGCGTTATTAATCAGAATATCCAGGTGAGAACAACTGGCCTGCAGGTCATCGCATAACTGATTCACACTCTGCAGACTGCGAAAATCGCTGCCGAAGACCTGTAAACGATCGTGCCACTCCTCGAAATCTGTTTCGGCAGCATAGCGACGTGCGGCATCACAGGGAAAGCGACTCGTCACCAGGACGCGGGCTCCGCTGCGCAACAGTTTCAGGGCGATCTGAAAGCCGATCTTAACGCGTCCCCCGGTGACCACCGCGATCCTGCCAGCCAGGTCGGCGGTCTGAGTGCGTTTCTGATAATTTTCCTGACCACAGAAGGCACACATCAGATCGTAGAAGGGATGCAGCTGCTGATACGACCGCTTACAGATATAACAGCGACGGGAGTGATGCAGCGATGTTTCCGGGGGGCCGACAGGGGTCGCGTCATCTGAATACAGATAGCGGCCGTCGGTTTTCGTTTTGCGTTTTCCCCGAATCCCAGCCTGTTCGATCAGCTGCCGGTCACGATTGCGACCAGCCTGTTTCTGGATATTTTTGACACGTTTGGTCAGTAAGGCGGCCTGCTTCCAGACTTTTTCAGAAGCCGTTGCTGAATTCAGACAGCACTCCGGTTGCCCCGACAGCAACTGCAAGATCCGGGCACAGTGCAACAGTTCTTCCTCACTGACCTGACTCAACGACAGGCTCTGCTGCTCCATGAACTGCTGCTGATCTTCCATCTGACAGACCTCACTCGCTGAAACCGCGAACCGGAACGGGCCACCATCCAGGCATACGATGATTTAAGGTTGCCCCGGGCAGGACTTACACCTGCATCCCGCAGTTGACAGCTGTGCATCTTATGATCTTAGACCACCGGAGCATAAAAGATTGAGATGGCTCCTGAATATTATGAACGTCTCATTGACTCACATCTCGAACCAAAACAAATTGCCCCGGGCGGGATTCACACCCGCATCCCGCATTTGCATTGCGGATCTTATTATCTTAGACCACCGGAGCAGATCCAATGTAACCAGCTGACTGAGTCTGGTAAACCGTCTCTTCAATTTCGTTTTCGGCGTCACAATCGCGAACTTTTTCTGCGGTTCGCCTCTCACTATAATGTGCGACTCATACCATTTTCAGCTGACACTTTATCCTGCAGACAGGTTCAGGGGAGACTGACCAGAATGACTGATTCCCAGCCAGACCCAGATACCAGTTTCGAACACCGCCTGCAGATATTGCAGGTCGCGCTGACAGATCCGGATTTTTTGAGCAGTCATCGGGCGTCGGAATGTCTGGTAGCTCTCCCCTGCGGCAATGCGGAAGCTGCGGTCATCTGCGAGGCCCTCAAATCCGATTTGCCTGAAACCAGACGCCGCGCAGCATATCTCTGCGATCTCCTGTCGTTGAACGGAAACGAACTGGTCCCCGGGTTACTGGCTGTTCTCAATGACCGCCTCTGGATTACACGGGAATCCGCAGCGCTGGCCCTGGAAGCGCATGTCAGTCAGGAATCGGTGCATCAGGCGCTCCTGGAACGGGTCCTGTTTGACAAAAACGAAATCGTGCGTGATGCCGCACTCCGATCTTTAGCCTACACGCTCGATCGACATCGCCAGACACTGGACGCGCTGCGTGCCGCCTTGAAACATTCCCGACACACGGTGCGCACGCGTGCTGCGACAGCACTGGCCCGATTTCCGGACCTGGCCTGCTTTAATGTCGCCTGTCTGACTGAAACGCTGACGGATTCGCACTGGCGTGTCCGTCTCTCCGCTGCGAATACGTTGAGAACCTGCGGTCCTGCTGCGATCGCCGCGCTCCCCGCTTTAATCCGCAGGCGCTACGATGGCGACCGTCGCGTGCGCACAGTAGCGCTGGAAGCGATTCGAGCAATCTATCCCGGGACGCCCCGCAGGCTGCATCGCATCTTTGAATCCCTGTTAGACCGGTTTTATGATGCGCAACAGATCCTGGAGAACAGCTTCAAAGAATCTGACTTTCCACCAGAGATCGAGGCGAAATTCGCAGCACTCTGCCTGCAACGGATCGACAAGCTGACGAATCAGCGGCGATCGGAGGTGATTGCTCCCGCGCAGGAATCCAGCGGGTGGGAGACGGCCTGGGGCGTCGTGAAAGCGACCGAACTGTCGGGGCTCAACTGCAATCCGAACAAGGAATTCACCAGACTGCTTGCCTGGCTGGTTGAGACATGGCTGGAGGAAGAAAACCGGGAACCATCAACTTGAGCCGCGCAGGACAGTATTTCTTGAGTGAATATTTGAGACTCTGACAATGTTCGACATAACTCCGCAGTGCGAGCATCATCTCCTGTTTCAGTGGGGAGGCGTCCGCAAACTCAGGCATACAAACAAAGGGCTCACGAAAGTCATACAGGGGAGCATAGAGGCGATCGATCCAGACATTGTCGGGGTGCGGAACATGTTTCATTCCAAAACCCGGCCAGACGGGCCGGCGACAAAAGGCCAGCGCAGGCCCCAGGCTGATCACATACAACACCAGTAATAGCGCACACCCCAGTATGAGACGTGACATATACTTCACACATCTGCGTTTGGATGAGATTGATGATTCCATGGGCTGCTCCCCCTCTCTGCTTCAGGATAGCTCACGCAGAGGGCGCGAATCCAGAGCAGAATCGAGATTTCCGGCGGAAGGCTCACATCCTGCTGAGTTGATACACATACAGGATCGGCATGACGAGCAGGAGGAACCAGCCGATCAGATCCAGCAGCGAGGGGGGCGAATCACGCCGCAGACCGCGGGTGAGGCCGGTCACCGACAGCCTTTCCTTATTCCAGATCACGACCAGGCCAGGCAGAGACATCAGCACCGCGAATGTTGCCTCCCAGAGTCTGTTGTCCGAAAACTTGCCCATCGTTGCTCCCAGTATTCCGTTGGCGACCAGAACCAGGAGTGTGATGATTCTCTCTTTTGACAACTGCATGCTGCTGATTCTCCTCAGGGGACACGTCCAACTTCACCACTTGACAGCCCCTATGATACGAAAAAGCAGATCGTCGGCAAATTCCGCGTGGGGGAATTGGGGAGAAAGTGAAGGAAAGATATCTGCCTGCAGGCTCAAGAACGCTCTCCACTGTCGGTATTCCAGTAAGCTCATCCGGGAAAATTCCGAAACTTTCTCTTTGCAGTGAGTCATGGATTCTGTCACTATTCAGACAGCGATACTCATATTCTTTCTGAAATGGAAACGGCGCAGCTGATCTCATGTCGAAATATCACGATGATAACTCCTACGCTTCCGATCCGGGGGGCATCTCACTGAGCCGCACCAAATTAAAAGCGTTCAAAAAAGAACTCCCTTTTTTCAAGCGGCTTTTTGCCCGCACCCGGCATCCAGAGGGAATGCTGGCAGAGCATCTGCGTCTGGGAG contains:
- a CDS encoding DUF1990 family protein, yielding MYHFRKPDPAQIADFIKVQSQQDFTYSQVEATRDQSPPAGFRVDHNRIRLGQGAAVYEQAKQALADWQHYRFDWLHLQRPDAPPVAGQTVAALAQVFGFWVLNACRVVYVLEESEPFPRFAFAYGTLPAHAECGEERFQVEWHPDDDSVWYDLYAFSRPNTLLAKIAFPYVRSKQKQFARESLRAMQRAVAKNTN
- a CDS encoding putative signal transducing protein; protein product: MSTDFVTVATLNTPTEASLVRNQLEAEGIRVFLSDEEAVGMAWYLGNAIGGIKVQVAAENADRAFELLDEHDPVTISEEDWKTVEGFENDWDEDEEDTDAAQDTAEESAPERDLDQEVNRAFKAAVLGIIFFPIQVYSFFLLLDILFSGHSLTPVQQKKVKIGLLLNTFILFCAYILLSRL
- a CDS encoding family 16 glycoside hydrolase, translating into MPYQRFLLTLVCLLAPLSAFAGAPEAISGDDYHKTLASDDFSESKLGKQWRLYKGSSVVKDGVLQGIELEGGGHAAVHQLKTEPYSDVELTVDLKFAGSPSTNLTFNQHKFKGSHAGHLCRVVVSPTKVTLRDGKTGVFNNEIFKKRQAKEKLTEEEQALLKRTQAVFPVKLEKGKWYTVTVRIKGDLMQAFIDGKLIGSLRSPGIAHPTKDMIGLVTPKQSIYYDNVKVRVP
- a CDS encoding leucine-rich repeat domain-containing protein — protein: MKERVVYCPVGNEFTPCDPAEVQPIVAHLKENQPVAEQLVFTRGSHLPDGRVDLCKQCVGPEGTRLVADAVRENAHTRHLLMGANGMGNAGAQALAELIREHESLQTIYLGCNRIDETGTAALAQAISDSPSVRALWLKRNPIGTAGARQIAEMLKRNPRLRTLDLVHTKLGSAGVRLISRTLTSYETAVRLLYLGGNEIQAEDADVLAELVQQNQRLSGLYLSVNQLGDAGAVTLADGLRSNQGLRSLSLASNRIGPEGTEALAAALESHPGLIELDLGYDRSTRVLGEESNNLGDAGAAQIARLIQINRRLRSVDLTRNQITDRGARLLIAALEQNPALINLRIGKGMSSALRSRLHELLERNRRQQPDQPEVDEDIRAIRSIYRTLKK
- a CDS encoding SDR family NAD(P)-dependent oxidoreductase, which encodes MEDQQQFMEQQSLSLSQVSEEELLHCARILQLLSGQPECCLNSATASEKVWKQAALLTKRVKNIQKQAGRNRDRQLIEQAGIRGKRKTKTDGRYLYSDDATPVGPPETSLHHSRRCYICKRSYQQLHPFYDLMCAFCGQENYQKRTQTADLAGRIAVVTGGRVKIGFQIALKLLRSGARVLVTSRFPCDAARRYAAETDFEEWHDRLQVFGSDFRSLQSVNQLCDDLQASCSHLDILINNASQTIRRPAAYYRHLLDGESAPGRLAQSARRLIYREGQTQNSALDAQTLSRFPEELALSAMLSQTTVLPEDAEDNQRAFPPGLLDSDSQQVDLREANSWIQELGDVSLPELLEVHAVNSLVPFLLIQKMEPLLLNSPHEDRYIVNVSAMEGQLNTDAKTGYHPHTNMAKSGMNMVTRTSGERFAGRGIYMNSVDTGWVTNEFPHQKTARMQQNGFQPPLDEIDGAARVCDPVFVGINERHYVYGKFLKDYRETSW
- a CDS encoding HEAT repeat domain-containing protein, giving the protein MTDSQPDPDTSFEHRLQILQVALTDPDFLSSHRASECLVALPCGNAEAAVICEALKSDLPETRRRAAYLCDLLSLNGNELVPGLLAVLNDRLWITRESAALALEAHVSQESVHQALLERVLFDKNEIVRDAALRSLAYTLDRHRQTLDALRAALKHSRHTVRTRAATALARFPDLACFNVACLTETLTDSHWRVRLSAANTLRTCGPAAIAALPALIRRRYDGDRRVRTVALEAIRAIYPGTPRRLHRIFESLLDRFYDAQQILENSFKESDFPPEIEAKFAALCLQRIDKLTNQRRSEVIAPAQESSGWETAWGVVKATELSGLNCNPNKEFTRLLAWLVETWLEEENREPST